From the genome of Salvelinus fontinalis isolate EN_2023a chromosome 20, ASM2944872v1, whole genome shotgun sequence, one region includes:
- the LOC129817574 gene encoding ankyrin repeat domain-containing protein 6-like isoform X1: MTSSDLEWDYLDCHLEGYSSPPRGSPPGWRSSPLALPSPTPTDNSPNLWRSQIFSIWSMSSRSRMGRSVSPATNGVSGPEKEEGRERRQWRKAAGTGSGRSGRVKKEGEQTALHRAAVVGNSDVISALIQEGCALDRQDKDGNTALHEVSWHGFSQSVKLLVKAGANVHAKNKAGNTALHLACQNGHAQSSKVLLLGGSRPDSKNHVGDTCLHVAARYNHVSMLRTLLGAFCSVAEKNQAGDTPLHVAAALNHKKTVRLLLEAGTDSSIRNNAGQTALDQAREHNNPDVALLLTKAPQVQRFTRGRSVRKRRDKLKADRRAQSVPRDDMLPRKDSASAADDTPSSDRVARKHEVIEASKSTDRELREKPSLSEPLRRRGNKHGEKRRGKLRGSSPQPPLPPHNYKAYQLYTLYRGKDGKVMQAPINGCRCEPLINKLENQLEATKEEMKTEIHTVQDLMNNKMGQLDRKNKHQIRALDKMTVERVSAERTECQHRINQRAMQERQEGEKRQQASVVNELKNWCMAKLQNIEVRFAGDPCNTKLRRSSSMSEGLCEVDPGGLTVLPAGGPGDSAQCLAPHITDVTEGDRNTAATEDPSANHCFAVQVDSSPDSDKHPKQAEISSPPTAKFLSQSPQVVRPKERLLGATEHRRPYQELQDVALLELGPSSRSNNNRASSLSPATERHCSSRQDKDLDRERDRERERGRDKGKHHKRHSQGRTKAKVATVGQAEGTQTLEVFEERAVERGGGESSFAQERENMHALEVTQYFFEAVSTQMEHWYERKIQEARWQADQRAQADRAALLERITYLEDELRMLRTNRHDDS, translated from the exons ATGACCTCCAGTGACCTAGAGTGGGATTATTTGGACTGCCATCTTGAGGGATACAGCAGCCCTCCACGGGGCTCACCCCCTGGGTGGAGGTCGTCCCCCCTAGCCCTCCCCAGTCCCACACCCACAGATAACAGCCCAAACCTCTGGCGCTCCCAAATTTTCTCCATCTGGTCAATGAGCTCCCGATCCCGAATGGGCCGCAGCGTGTCCCCAGCCACCAATGGGGTGAGTGGCCccgagaaggaggaggggagagagagacggcagTGGAGGAAAGCTGCTGGGACTGGGTCTGGGAGATCAGGGAGAGTGAAGAAGGAG ggTGAGCAGACAGCCTTACATCGGGCAGCCGTGGTGGGAAACAGTGACGTTATCTCTGCCCTCATCCAGGAAGGGTGTGCTCTGGACAGACAGGACAAG GACGGTAACACTGCTCTGCATGAGGTCTCGTGGCACGGCTTCAGCCAGTCTGTCAAACTGCTGGTTAAGGCCGGAGCCAACGTTCACGCAAAAAACAAG GCAGGGAACACAGCCCTCCACCTTGCTTGTCAGAATGGCCACGCTCAGAGCTCcaaggtcctgctgctgggtgggTCCAGGCCTGACAGCAAGAACCAT GTAGGTGACACGTGTCTGCATGTAGCGGCCCGCTACAACCATGTGTCCATGCTCCGCACCCTCCTGGGAGCCTTCTGCTCCGTGGCAGAGAAGAACCAG GCTGGGGACACACCACTGCATGTTGCAGCTGCACTGAATCATAAGAAAACAGTGCGGCTTCTGCTGGAGGCAGGAACAGACAGCAGCATCCGCAACAAC gcaggCCAGACTGCACTGGATCAGGCCAGAGAACACAACAACCCAGACGTAGCCCTTCTCCTGACCAAAGCGCCTCAG GTCCAGAGGTTTACCCGAGGTAGGAgtgtgaggaagaggagggacaAGCTGAAGGCTGATCGCCGAGCACAGTCTGTCCCCAGGGATGACATGCTGCCCAGGAAG GACAGTGCATCTGCTGCTGACGACACCCCCAGCAGCGACCGTGTCGCCCGCAAACATGAGGTGATTGAGGCGAGCAAGAGCACAGACAGGGAGCTCAGAGAGAAG CCATCGCTCTCAGAACCCCTCCGTCGTAGAGGGAACAAACATGGAGAGAAGAGGCGGGGCAAACTGCGAGGCTCCTCCCCCCAGCCCCCACTCCCCCCACACAACTACAAGGCCTATCAGCTGTACACTCTGTACCGAGGCAAGGATGGCAAGGTCATGCAG GCCCCTATCAACGGCTGTCGCTGTGAGCCTCTGATCAACAAGCTGGAGAACCAGCTGGAGGCCACCAAGGAGGAGATGAAGACGGAGATCCACACGGTGCAGGACCTGATGAACAACAAGATGGGACAGCTGGACCGCAAGAACAAACATCAG ATCCGTGCTCTGGATAAGATGACAGTAGAGAGGGTGTCAGCGGAGAGGACAGAGTGCCAACACAGGATCAACCAGAGAGCCatgcaggagagacaggagggggaaAAGAGACAG CAGGCATCAGTGGTGAACGAGCTGAAGAACTGGTGCATGGCCAAGCTCCAGAACATCGAGGTGCGCTTCGCAGGAGACCCCTGCAACACCAAGCTGCGCCGGTCCTCGTCCATGTCTGAGGGCCTGTGTGAGGTGGACCCAGGGGGACTCACCGTGCTGCCTGCTGGGGGGCCTGGGGACAGCGCCCAGTGTCTGGCCCCCCACATCACTGATGTCACCGAGGGAGACCGCAACACCGCCGCGACAGAGGACCCCTCAGCCAACCACTGCTTTGCTGTTCAGGTGGACAGCTCTCCAG ACAGTGATAAACATCCCAAGCAAGCGGAGATCTCCTCCCCACCTACTGCCAAGTTCCTGTCACAGTCTCCCCAAGTAGTGCGACCCAAGGAGCGCTTGCTAGGTGCTACTGAACACCGGAGGCCATATCAGGAACTGCAGGACGTGGCGCTGCTGGAGTTGGGACCGAGCAGCAGAAGCAACAACAACCGGGCCAGCAGTCTGTCCCCAGCGACAGAGCGCCACTGTAGCAGCAGACAGGACAAGGACCTCGAcagggaaagagatagagaaCGGGAGCGGGGCAGGGACAAGGGCAAGCACCACAAGAGGCACTCCCAGGGCAGGACTAAGGCCAAGGTTGCCACGGTGGGGCAGGCCGAGGGGACTCAGACTCTGGAGGTGTTTGAGGAAAGAGCCGTGGAGAGAGGCGGAGGGGAGAGCTCCTTTGCCCAGGAAAGGGAGAACATGCACGCCCTGGAGGTGACACAGTACTTCTTTGAGGCGGTGTCGACCCAGATGGAACACTGGTATGAGAGGAAGATCCAGGAGGCCAGGTGGCAGGCGGACCAGAGGGCCCAGGCAGACAGGGCTGCCCTGCTGGAGAGGATCACCTACCTGGAGGACGAGCTACGCATGCTCAGGACTAACAGGCACGACgacagctaa
- the LOC129817574 gene encoding ankyrin repeat domain-containing protein 6-like isoform X2: MTSSDLEWDYLDCHLEGYSSPPRGSPPGWRSSPLALPSPTPTDNSPNLWRSQIFSIWSMSSRSRMGRSVSPATNGVSGPEKEEGRERRQWRKAAGTGSGRSGRVKKEGEQTALHRAAVVGNSDVISALIQEGCALDRQDKDGNTALHEVSWHGFSQSVKLLVKAGANVHAKNKAGNTALHLACQNGHAQSSKVLLLGGSRPDSKNHVGDTCLHVAARYNHVSMLRTLLGAFCSVAEKNQAGDTPLHVAAALNHKKTVRLLLEAGTDSSIRNNAGQTALDQAREHNNPDVALLLTKAPQVQRFTRGRSVRKRRDKLKADRRAQSVPRDDMLPRKDSASAADDTPSSDRVARKHEVIEASKSTDRELREKPSLSEPLRRRGNKHGEKRRGKLRGSSPQPPLPPHNYKAYQLYTLYRGKDGKVMQAPINGCRCEPLINKLENQLEATKEEMKTEIHTVQDLMNNKMGQLDRKNKHQIRALDKMTVERVSAERTECQHRINQRAMQERQEGEKRQASVVNELKNWCMAKLQNIEVRFAGDPCNTKLRRSSSMSEGLCEVDPGGLTVLPAGGPGDSAQCLAPHITDVTEGDRNTAATEDPSANHCFAVQVDSSPDSDKHPKQAEISSPPTAKFLSQSPQVVRPKERLLGATEHRRPYQELQDVALLELGPSSRSNNNRASSLSPATERHCSSRQDKDLDRERDRERERGRDKGKHHKRHSQGRTKAKVATVGQAEGTQTLEVFEERAVERGGGESSFAQERENMHALEVTQYFFEAVSTQMEHWYERKIQEARWQADQRAQADRAALLERITYLEDELRMLRTNRHDDS; the protein is encoded by the exons ATGACCTCCAGTGACCTAGAGTGGGATTATTTGGACTGCCATCTTGAGGGATACAGCAGCCCTCCACGGGGCTCACCCCCTGGGTGGAGGTCGTCCCCCCTAGCCCTCCCCAGTCCCACACCCACAGATAACAGCCCAAACCTCTGGCGCTCCCAAATTTTCTCCATCTGGTCAATGAGCTCCCGATCCCGAATGGGCCGCAGCGTGTCCCCAGCCACCAATGGGGTGAGTGGCCccgagaaggaggaggggagagagagacggcagTGGAGGAAAGCTGCTGGGACTGGGTCTGGGAGATCAGGGAGAGTGAAGAAGGAG ggTGAGCAGACAGCCTTACATCGGGCAGCCGTGGTGGGAAACAGTGACGTTATCTCTGCCCTCATCCAGGAAGGGTGTGCTCTGGACAGACAGGACAAG GACGGTAACACTGCTCTGCATGAGGTCTCGTGGCACGGCTTCAGCCAGTCTGTCAAACTGCTGGTTAAGGCCGGAGCCAACGTTCACGCAAAAAACAAG GCAGGGAACACAGCCCTCCACCTTGCTTGTCAGAATGGCCACGCTCAGAGCTCcaaggtcctgctgctgggtgggTCCAGGCCTGACAGCAAGAACCAT GTAGGTGACACGTGTCTGCATGTAGCGGCCCGCTACAACCATGTGTCCATGCTCCGCACCCTCCTGGGAGCCTTCTGCTCCGTGGCAGAGAAGAACCAG GCTGGGGACACACCACTGCATGTTGCAGCTGCACTGAATCATAAGAAAACAGTGCGGCTTCTGCTGGAGGCAGGAACAGACAGCAGCATCCGCAACAAC gcaggCCAGACTGCACTGGATCAGGCCAGAGAACACAACAACCCAGACGTAGCCCTTCTCCTGACCAAAGCGCCTCAG GTCCAGAGGTTTACCCGAGGTAGGAgtgtgaggaagaggagggacaAGCTGAAGGCTGATCGCCGAGCACAGTCTGTCCCCAGGGATGACATGCTGCCCAGGAAG GACAGTGCATCTGCTGCTGACGACACCCCCAGCAGCGACCGTGTCGCCCGCAAACATGAGGTGATTGAGGCGAGCAAGAGCACAGACAGGGAGCTCAGAGAGAAG CCATCGCTCTCAGAACCCCTCCGTCGTAGAGGGAACAAACATGGAGAGAAGAGGCGGGGCAAACTGCGAGGCTCCTCCCCCCAGCCCCCACTCCCCCCACACAACTACAAGGCCTATCAGCTGTACACTCTGTACCGAGGCAAGGATGGCAAGGTCATGCAG GCCCCTATCAACGGCTGTCGCTGTGAGCCTCTGATCAACAAGCTGGAGAACCAGCTGGAGGCCACCAAGGAGGAGATGAAGACGGAGATCCACACGGTGCAGGACCTGATGAACAACAAGATGGGACAGCTGGACCGCAAGAACAAACATCAG ATCCGTGCTCTGGATAAGATGACAGTAGAGAGGGTGTCAGCGGAGAGGACAGAGTGCCAACACAGGATCAACCAGAGAGCCatgcaggagagacaggagggggaaAAGAGACAG GCATCAGTGGTGAACGAGCTGAAGAACTGGTGCATGGCCAAGCTCCAGAACATCGAGGTGCGCTTCGCAGGAGACCCCTGCAACACCAAGCTGCGCCGGTCCTCGTCCATGTCTGAGGGCCTGTGTGAGGTGGACCCAGGGGGACTCACCGTGCTGCCTGCTGGGGGGCCTGGGGACAGCGCCCAGTGTCTGGCCCCCCACATCACTGATGTCACCGAGGGAGACCGCAACACCGCCGCGACAGAGGACCCCTCAGCCAACCACTGCTTTGCTGTTCAGGTGGACAGCTCTCCAG ACAGTGATAAACATCCCAAGCAAGCGGAGATCTCCTCCCCACCTACTGCCAAGTTCCTGTCACAGTCTCCCCAAGTAGTGCGACCCAAGGAGCGCTTGCTAGGTGCTACTGAACACCGGAGGCCATATCAGGAACTGCAGGACGTGGCGCTGCTGGAGTTGGGACCGAGCAGCAGAAGCAACAACAACCGGGCCAGCAGTCTGTCCCCAGCGACAGAGCGCCACTGTAGCAGCAGACAGGACAAGGACCTCGAcagggaaagagatagagaaCGGGAGCGGGGCAGGGACAAGGGCAAGCACCACAAGAGGCACTCCCAGGGCAGGACTAAGGCCAAGGTTGCCACGGTGGGGCAGGCCGAGGGGACTCAGACTCTGGAGGTGTTTGAGGAAAGAGCCGTGGAGAGAGGCGGAGGGGAGAGCTCCTTTGCCCAGGAAAGGGAGAACATGCACGCCCTGGAGGTGACACAGTACTTCTTTGAGGCGGTGTCGACCCAGATGGAACACTGGTATGAGAGGAAGATCCAGGAGGCCAGGTGGCAGGCGGACCAGAGGGCCCAGGCAGACAGGGCTGCCCTGCTGGAGAGGATCACCTACCTGGAGGACGAGCTACGCATGCTCAGGACTAACAGGCACGACgacagctaa
- the LOC129817574 gene encoding ankyrin repeat domain-containing protein 6-like isoform X4: MSQQDEAAVLALSERLLVASHKGQADNVVQLINKGAKVAVTKYGRSPLHLASYKGHIEVLRILLKAGCDLDIQDDGEQTALHRAAVVGNSDVISALIQEGCALDRQDKDGNTALHEVSWHGFSQSVKLLVKAGANVHAKNKAGNTALHLACQNGHAQSSKVLLLGGSRPDSKNHVGDTCLHVAARYNHVSMLRTLLGAFCSVAEKNQAGDTPLHVAAALNHKKTVRLLLEAGTDSSIRNNAGQTALDQAREHNNPDVALLLTKAPQVQRFTRGRSVRKRRDKLKADRRAQSVPRDDMLPRKDSASAADDTPSSDRVARKHEVIEASKSTDRELREKPSLSEPLRRRGNKHGEKRRGKLRGSSPQPPLPPHNYKAYQLYTLYRGKDGKVMQAPINGCRCEPLINKLENQLEATKEEMKTEIHTVQDLMNNKMGQLDRKNKHQIRALDKMTVERVSAERTECQHRINQRAMQERQEGEKRQQASVVNELKNWCMAKLQNIEVRFAGDPCNTKLRRSSSMSEGLCEVDPGGLTVLPAGGPGDSAQCLAPHITDVTEGDRNTAATEDPSANHCFAVQVDSSPDSDKHPKQAEISSPPTAKFLSQSPQVVRPKERLLGATEHRRPYQELQDVALLELGPSSRSNNNRASSLSPATERHCSSRQDKDLDRERDRERERGRDKGKHHKRHSQGRTKAKVATVGQAEGTQTLEVFEERAVERGGGESSFAQERENMHALEVTQYFFEAVSTQMEHWYERKIQEARWQADQRAQADRAALLERITYLEDELRMLRTNRHDDS, from the exons TACGGCAGAAGTCCCCTGCACCTGGCTTCCTACAAGGGCCACATCGAGGTTCTGCGCATTCTGCTGAAGGCCGGCTGCGATCTTGACATCCAGGACGAT ggTGAGCAGACAGCCTTACATCGGGCAGCCGTGGTGGGAAACAGTGACGTTATCTCTGCCCTCATCCAGGAAGGGTGTGCTCTGGACAGACAGGACAAG GACGGTAACACTGCTCTGCATGAGGTCTCGTGGCACGGCTTCAGCCAGTCTGTCAAACTGCTGGTTAAGGCCGGAGCCAACGTTCACGCAAAAAACAAG GCAGGGAACACAGCCCTCCACCTTGCTTGTCAGAATGGCCACGCTCAGAGCTCcaaggtcctgctgctgggtgggTCCAGGCCTGACAGCAAGAACCAT GTAGGTGACACGTGTCTGCATGTAGCGGCCCGCTACAACCATGTGTCCATGCTCCGCACCCTCCTGGGAGCCTTCTGCTCCGTGGCAGAGAAGAACCAG GCTGGGGACACACCACTGCATGTTGCAGCTGCACTGAATCATAAGAAAACAGTGCGGCTTCTGCTGGAGGCAGGAACAGACAGCAGCATCCGCAACAAC gcaggCCAGACTGCACTGGATCAGGCCAGAGAACACAACAACCCAGACGTAGCCCTTCTCCTGACCAAAGCGCCTCAG GTCCAGAGGTTTACCCGAGGTAGGAgtgtgaggaagaggagggacaAGCTGAAGGCTGATCGCCGAGCACAGTCTGTCCCCAGGGATGACATGCTGCCCAGGAAG GACAGTGCATCTGCTGCTGACGACACCCCCAGCAGCGACCGTGTCGCCCGCAAACATGAGGTGATTGAGGCGAGCAAGAGCACAGACAGGGAGCTCAGAGAGAAG CCATCGCTCTCAGAACCCCTCCGTCGTAGAGGGAACAAACATGGAGAGAAGAGGCGGGGCAAACTGCGAGGCTCCTCCCCCCAGCCCCCACTCCCCCCACACAACTACAAGGCCTATCAGCTGTACACTCTGTACCGAGGCAAGGATGGCAAGGTCATGCAG GCCCCTATCAACGGCTGTCGCTGTGAGCCTCTGATCAACAAGCTGGAGAACCAGCTGGAGGCCACCAAGGAGGAGATGAAGACGGAGATCCACACGGTGCAGGACCTGATGAACAACAAGATGGGACAGCTGGACCGCAAGAACAAACATCAG ATCCGTGCTCTGGATAAGATGACAGTAGAGAGGGTGTCAGCGGAGAGGACAGAGTGCCAACACAGGATCAACCAGAGAGCCatgcaggagagacaggagggggaaAAGAGACAG CAGGCATCAGTGGTGAACGAGCTGAAGAACTGGTGCATGGCCAAGCTCCAGAACATCGAGGTGCGCTTCGCAGGAGACCCCTGCAACACCAAGCTGCGCCGGTCCTCGTCCATGTCTGAGGGCCTGTGTGAGGTGGACCCAGGGGGACTCACCGTGCTGCCTGCTGGGGGGCCTGGGGACAGCGCCCAGTGTCTGGCCCCCCACATCACTGATGTCACCGAGGGAGACCGCAACACCGCCGCGACAGAGGACCCCTCAGCCAACCACTGCTTTGCTGTTCAGGTGGACAGCTCTCCAG ACAGTGATAAACATCCCAAGCAAGCGGAGATCTCCTCCCCACCTACTGCCAAGTTCCTGTCACAGTCTCCCCAAGTAGTGCGACCCAAGGAGCGCTTGCTAGGTGCTACTGAACACCGGAGGCCATATCAGGAACTGCAGGACGTGGCGCTGCTGGAGTTGGGACCGAGCAGCAGAAGCAACAACAACCGGGCCAGCAGTCTGTCCCCAGCGACAGAGCGCCACTGTAGCAGCAGACAGGACAAGGACCTCGAcagggaaagagatagagaaCGGGAGCGGGGCAGGGACAAGGGCAAGCACCACAAGAGGCACTCCCAGGGCAGGACTAAGGCCAAGGTTGCCACGGTGGGGCAGGCCGAGGGGACTCAGACTCTGGAGGTGTTTGAGGAAAGAGCCGTGGAGAGAGGCGGAGGGGAGAGCTCCTTTGCCCAGGAAAGGGAGAACATGCACGCCCTGGAGGTGACACAGTACTTCTTTGAGGCGGTGTCGACCCAGATGGAACACTGGTATGAGAGGAAGATCCAGGAGGCCAGGTGGCAGGCGGACCAGAGGGCCCAGGCAGACAGGGCTGCCCTGCTGGAGAGGATCACCTACCTGGAGGACGAGCTACGCATGCTCAGGACTAACAGGCACGACgacagctaa
- the LOC129817574 gene encoding ankyrin repeat domain-containing protein 6-like isoform X3 — MTSSDLEWDYLDCHLEGYSSPPRGSPPGWRSSPLALPSPTPTDNSPNLWRSQIFSIWSMSSRSRMGRSVSPATNGVSGPEKEEGRERRQWRKAAGTGSGRSGRVKKEGEQTALHRAAVVGNSDVISALIQEGCALDRQDKDGNTALHEVSWHGFSQSVKLLVKAGANVHAKNKAGNTALHLACQNGHAQSSKVLLLGGSRPDSKNHVGDTCLHVAARYNHVSMLRTLLGAFCSVAEKNQAGDTPLHVAAALNHKKTVRLLLEAGTDSSIRNNAGQTALDQAREHNNPDVALLLTKAPQVQRFTRGRSVRKRRDKLKADRRAQSVPRDDMLPRKDSASAADDTPSSDRVARKHEPSLSEPLRRRGNKHGEKRRGKLRGSSPQPPLPPHNYKAYQLYTLYRGKDGKVMQAPINGCRCEPLINKLENQLEATKEEMKTEIHTVQDLMNNKMGQLDRKNKHQIRALDKMTVERVSAERTECQHRINQRAMQERQEGEKRQQASVVNELKNWCMAKLQNIEVRFAGDPCNTKLRRSSSMSEGLCEVDPGGLTVLPAGGPGDSAQCLAPHITDVTEGDRNTAATEDPSANHCFAVQVDSSPDSDKHPKQAEISSPPTAKFLSQSPQVVRPKERLLGATEHRRPYQELQDVALLELGPSSRSNNNRASSLSPATERHCSSRQDKDLDRERDRERERGRDKGKHHKRHSQGRTKAKVATVGQAEGTQTLEVFEERAVERGGGESSFAQERENMHALEVTQYFFEAVSTQMEHWYERKIQEARWQADQRAQADRAALLERITYLEDELRMLRTNRHDDS, encoded by the exons ATGACCTCCAGTGACCTAGAGTGGGATTATTTGGACTGCCATCTTGAGGGATACAGCAGCCCTCCACGGGGCTCACCCCCTGGGTGGAGGTCGTCCCCCCTAGCCCTCCCCAGTCCCACACCCACAGATAACAGCCCAAACCTCTGGCGCTCCCAAATTTTCTCCATCTGGTCAATGAGCTCCCGATCCCGAATGGGCCGCAGCGTGTCCCCAGCCACCAATGGGGTGAGTGGCCccgagaaggaggaggggagagagagacggcagTGGAGGAAAGCTGCTGGGACTGGGTCTGGGAGATCAGGGAGAGTGAAGAAGGAG ggTGAGCAGACAGCCTTACATCGGGCAGCCGTGGTGGGAAACAGTGACGTTATCTCTGCCCTCATCCAGGAAGGGTGTGCTCTGGACAGACAGGACAAG GACGGTAACACTGCTCTGCATGAGGTCTCGTGGCACGGCTTCAGCCAGTCTGTCAAACTGCTGGTTAAGGCCGGAGCCAACGTTCACGCAAAAAACAAG GCAGGGAACACAGCCCTCCACCTTGCTTGTCAGAATGGCCACGCTCAGAGCTCcaaggtcctgctgctgggtgggTCCAGGCCTGACAGCAAGAACCAT GTAGGTGACACGTGTCTGCATGTAGCGGCCCGCTACAACCATGTGTCCATGCTCCGCACCCTCCTGGGAGCCTTCTGCTCCGTGGCAGAGAAGAACCAG GCTGGGGACACACCACTGCATGTTGCAGCTGCACTGAATCATAAGAAAACAGTGCGGCTTCTGCTGGAGGCAGGAACAGACAGCAGCATCCGCAACAAC gcaggCCAGACTGCACTGGATCAGGCCAGAGAACACAACAACCCAGACGTAGCCCTTCTCCTGACCAAAGCGCCTCAG GTCCAGAGGTTTACCCGAGGTAGGAgtgtgaggaagaggagggacaAGCTGAAGGCTGATCGCCGAGCACAGTCTGTCCCCAGGGATGACATGCTGCCCAGGAAG GACAGTGCATCTGCTGCTGACGACACCCCCAGCAGCGACCGTGTCGCCCGCAAACATGAG CCATCGCTCTCAGAACCCCTCCGTCGTAGAGGGAACAAACATGGAGAGAAGAGGCGGGGCAAACTGCGAGGCTCCTCCCCCCAGCCCCCACTCCCCCCACACAACTACAAGGCCTATCAGCTGTACACTCTGTACCGAGGCAAGGATGGCAAGGTCATGCAG GCCCCTATCAACGGCTGTCGCTGTGAGCCTCTGATCAACAAGCTGGAGAACCAGCTGGAGGCCACCAAGGAGGAGATGAAGACGGAGATCCACACGGTGCAGGACCTGATGAACAACAAGATGGGACAGCTGGACCGCAAGAACAAACATCAG ATCCGTGCTCTGGATAAGATGACAGTAGAGAGGGTGTCAGCGGAGAGGACAGAGTGCCAACACAGGATCAACCAGAGAGCCatgcaggagagacaggagggggaaAAGAGACAG CAGGCATCAGTGGTGAACGAGCTGAAGAACTGGTGCATGGCCAAGCTCCAGAACATCGAGGTGCGCTTCGCAGGAGACCCCTGCAACACCAAGCTGCGCCGGTCCTCGTCCATGTCTGAGGGCCTGTGTGAGGTGGACCCAGGGGGACTCACCGTGCTGCCTGCTGGGGGGCCTGGGGACAGCGCCCAGTGTCTGGCCCCCCACATCACTGATGTCACCGAGGGAGACCGCAACACCGCCGCGACAGAGGACCCCTCAGCCAACCACTGCTTTGCTGTTCAGGTGGACAGCTCTCCAG ACAGTGATAAACATCCCAAGCAAGCGGAGATCTCCTCCCCACCTACTGCCAAGTTCCTGTCACAGTCTCCCCAAGTAGTGCGACCCAAGGAGCGCTTGCTAGGTGCTACTGAACACCGGAGGCCATATCAGGAACTGCAGGACGTGGCGCTGCTGGAGTTGGGACCGAGCAGCAGAAGCAACAACAACCGGGCCAGCAGTCTGTCCCCAGCGACAGAGCGCCACTGTAGCAGCAGACAGGACAAGGACCTCGAcagggaaagagatagagaaCGGGAGCGGGGCAGGGACAAGGGCAAGCACCACAAGAGGCACTCCCAGGGCAGGACTAAGGCCAAGGTTGCCACGGTGGGGCAGGCCGAGGGGACTCAGACTCTGGAGGTGTTTGAGGAAAGAGCCGTGGAGAGAGGCGGAGGGGAGAGCTCCTTTGCCCAGGAAAGGGAGAACATGCACGCCCTGGAGGTGACACAGTACTTCTTTGAGGCGGTGTCGACCCAGATGGAACACTGGTATGAGAGGAAGATCCAGGAGGCCAGGTGGCAGGCGGACCAGAGGGCCCAGGCAGACAGGGCTGCCCTGCTGGAGAGGATCACCTACCTGGAGGACGAGCTACGCATGCTCAGGACTAACAGGCACGACgacagctaa